Proteins from a single region of Nomascus leucogenys isolate Asia chromosome 21, Asia_NLE_v1, whole genome shotgun sequence:
- the PHRF1 gene encoding PHD and RING finger domain-containing protein 1 isoform X7 yields the protein MDDDSLDEPVARSPGPDGCPQVGPADPAGDFEESSEGSSGDSGDDSDSEHGDGTDGEDEGASEEEDLEDRSGSEDSEDDRETLLAVAGTQGKLKAAGSFNSDDDAESCPICLNTFRDQAVGTPENCAHYFCLDCIVEWSKNANSCPVDRTLFKCICIRAQFGGKILRKIPVENTKASEEEEEDPTFCEVCGRSDREDRLLLCDGCDAGYHMECLDPPLQEVPVNEWFCPECAAPGIVLAADAGPVSEEEVSLLLADVVPTTSRLRPRAGRTRAIARTRQSERVRATVNRNRISTARRVQHTPGHLGSSLLDEAIEAVATGLSTAVYQRPLTPRTPTRRKRKTRRRKKVPGRKKTPSGPSAKSKGSATRSRKRQHRVKKRRGKKVKSEATTRSRIARTLGLRRPVHSSCIPSVLKPVEPSLGLLRADIGAASLSLFGDPYELDPFDSSEELSSNPLSPLSAKRRALSRSALQSHQPVARPVSMGLSRSRPPAAVPEPDLEEEPVPDLLGSILSGQSLLMLGSSDVIIHRDGSLSAKRAAPVSFQRNSGSVSRGEKGSKDCLQPRALPSGSPAQGPSGNRPQSTGLSCQGSSCIPTRTSGAPVRLDLSATPGSVQARNLSNGSVPGFRHSHSPRFNGTNKHTLPLASATSKISSRDSKPPCRSVVPGPPLKPAPRRMDISELPRIPKIRRDDGGGRRDMAPAHGQSTEIPSACISRLTGREGAGQPGRGTRAESEASSRVPQEPGVHTGSSRPPAPSSHGSMAPLGPSRGKGVGSTFESFRINIPGNMAHSSQLSSPGFCNTFRPVDNKEQRKENPSPLFSIKKTKQLRSEVYDPSDPTGSDSSAPSSSPERSGPGLLPSEITRTISINSPKAQTVQAVRCVTSYTVESIFGTEPDPPLGPSSTVSKLRGAVAAEGASDTEREEPTESQGLAARVQRPSPPEPWDEEDGASCSTFFGSEERTVTCVTVMEPEAPPSPDMPQAATHRVVELRPPSRSRSTSSSRSRKKAKRKRVSREHGRTRSGTRSESRDRSSRSASPSVGEERPRRQRSKAKSRRSSSDRSSSRERAKRKKAKDKSREHRRGPWGHSRRTSRSRSGSPGSSSYEHYESRKKKKRSASRPRGRECSPTSSLERLRRHKHQREHSHERPDRKESAVWLRDRRKRRSRSPSPEHRPRGHRRPRSREKRPPTRSHSPERKGAVREASPAPLAQGEPGQEDLPRRLPALEEARVSPEVATADKAPLQAAPVLEVAAECEPDDLDLDYGDSVEAGHVFDDFSSDAVFIQLDDMSSPPSPESTDSSPERDVPPKPALPPASLAVAAIQREVSLMHDEDPSQPPPLPEGPQEPHLLRPDAAEKAEAPSSPDVAPVGKEDSPSMSGRVEEAARAEEVVSQTPLLRSRALVKRVTWNLQESESSAPAEDRAPRAPLHRPQKPREGAWDMEDVAPTGVRQAFSELPLPSHVLPEPGFPDTDPSQGSLPLVGCGAAQTLAPVPTALTPASEPASQATAASNSEEKTPAPRLAAEKTKKEEYMKKLHMQERAVEEVKLAIKPFYQKREVTKEEYKDILRKAVQKICHSKSGEINPVKVANLVKAYVDKYRHMRRHKKPEAGEEPPTQGAEG from the exons GTTCCGAGGATTCTGAAGACGACAGGGAGACATTGCTGGCGGTGGCAGGTACTCAGGGGAAACTGAAAGCTGCCGGCTCTTTTAATTCTGATGATGATGCAGAGAGCTGCCCAATCTGTCTCAACACATTCAGAGACCAGGCCGTGGGGACGCCGGAGAACTGTGCCCATTACTTCTGCCTGGACTGCATTGTCGAATGGTCCAAG aatGCCAATTCCTGTCCAGTTGATCGAACTCTATTTAAGTGCATTTGTATTCGAGCTCAATTTGGTGGTAAAATCTTAAGAAAG ATCCCAGTGGAGAACACCAAAGcgagtgaggaagaggaggaggacccGACCTTCTGTGAGGTGTGCGGCAGGAGCGACCGCGAGGACAGGCTTTTGCTCTGCGATGGCTGCGATGCGGG GTACCACATGGAATGCTTGGACCCCCCTCTCCAGGAGGTGCCGGTGAACGAGTGGTTCTGCCCGGAATGCGCTGCCCCCGGCATTGTCCTTGCCGCTG ATGCGGGTCCCGTGAGTGAGGAGGAGGTCTCCCTGCTCTTGGCCGACGTGGTGCCCACCACTAGCAGGCTTCGGCCTCGAGCAGGTAGGACCCGGGCGATAGCCAGGACACGgcagagtgagagagtgagagcaaCCGTGAACCGGAATCGGATCTCCACGGCCAGGAGGGTCCAG CACACACCAGGGCACCTTGGGTCTTCCCTGCTCGACGAAGCCATCGAGGCCGTGGCGACTGGCCTGAGCACCGCCGTGTATCAGCGCCCCCTGACGCCACGCACTCCCACCCGACGGAAGAGGAAGACAA GAAGACGGAAGAAAGTGCCGGGAAGAAAGAAAACCCCGTCCGGACCATCCGCAAAAAGTAAGGGCTCAGCGACAAGATCTAGGAAACGCCAACATCGAGtgaagaagagaagagggaagaaggtaAAG AGTGAAGCCACCACTCGCTCTCGAATCGCGCGGACGCTGGGCCTGCGCAGGCCTGTTCACAGCAGCTGCATCCCGTCAGTGTTGAAGCCAGTGGAGCCCTCTTTGGGGCTGCTGAGAGCGGATATTGGagctgcctctctgtctctgtttggAGATCCCTATGAGCTGGACCCCTTTGACAG CAGTGAAGAGCTTTCTTCAAACCCTCTTTCCCCTCTGAGTGCCAAGAGACGGGCTCTGTCCCGGTCAGCCCTGCAGTCCCACCAGCCCGTGGCCAGGCCCGTCTCCATGGGGCTTTCCAG GAGTCGCCCCCCTGCTGCGGTGCCAGAGCCAGACTTGGAGGAGGAGCCAGTGCCTGACCTGCTGGGCAGCATCCTGTCGGGCCAGAGCCTCCTGATGCTGGGCAGCAGTGATGTCATCATCCACCGCGACGGCTCCCTCAGTGCCAAGAGGGCGG ctccaGTTTCTTTTCAGCGAAACTCAGGCAGTGTGTCCAGAGGGGAAAAAGGATCCAAGGACTGCCTGCAGCCCCGAGCACTGCCCTCTGGGAGCCCGGCCCAAGGCCCCTCAGGAAACAGGCCACAGAGCACAGGGCTAAGCTGTCAGGGCAGCTCCTGCATCCCCACCCGCACCTCGGGGGCACCTGTGAGGCTGGACTTGTCAGCAACCCCTGGGTCGGTTCAGGCTCGGAACTTGTCAAATGGGAGCGTGCCTGGCTTCAGACACAGTCACAGCCCCCGGTTCAACGGCACCAACAAGCACACTTTGCCCCTGGCTTCTGCCACGTCTAAGATCTCGAGCAGAGATTCTAAGCCCCCATGTCGCAGTGTGGTGCCGGGGCCTCCCCTGAAACCAGCGCCCAGAAGAATGGACATCTCTGAGCTACCCAGGATACCAAAGATCAGGAGAGATGACGGTGGTGGCAGACGGGACATGGCCCCGGCCCATGGGCAGAGCACTGAGATCCCCAGCGCCTGCATCAGCCGACTGACCGGCAGGGAGGGCGCCGGGCAGCCAGGGCGAGGCACGCGGGCAGAGAGCGAGGCCAGCAGCAGGGTGCCCCAGGAGCCCGGCGTGCACACGGGCAGCTCccggcccccagcccccagctcccaTGGCAGTATGGCCCCACTGGGACCATCAAGAGGGAAAGGGGTTGGGTCGACCTTTGAGAGCTTCCGGATCAATATTCCTGGAAACATGGCACATTCCAGCCAGCTCTCCAGCCCTGGCTTCTGTAACACGTTCCGGCCTGTGGACAATAAGGAGCAGAGGAAGGAGAACCCCTCACCCCTCTTCTCCATCAAGAAGACGAAGCAGCTCCGGAGCGAGGTCTACGACCCCTCCGACCCCACCGGCTCTGACTCCAGCGCCCCTAGCAGCAGCCCCGAGAGGTCTGGCCCTGGCCTCCTGCCCTCTGAGATCACACGAACCATCTCCATCAACAGCCCGAAGGCCCAGACGGTGCAGGCTGTGCGCTGCGTCACCTCCTACACGGTGGAGAGCATCTTTGGTACAGAGCCCGATCCCCCTCTTGGACCATCCTCCACTGTGTCCAAGCTCCGGGGTGCAGTGGCTGCCGAGGGGGCCTCTGACACGGAGCGAGAGGAGCCCACGGAGAGCCAGGGCCTGGCTGCCCGGGTGCAGAGGCCATCCCCACCGGAGCCCTGGGACGAGGAGGATGGGGCGTCTTGCAGCACCTTCTTTGGCTCTGAGGAGCGGACGGTGACCTGTGTGACTGTCATGGAGCCAGAAGCCCCACCCAGCCCGGACATGCCGCAGGCTGCCACCCACAGAGTCGTGGAGCTCAGGCCCCCTTCCCGGTCCCGCTCCACATCCAGCTCCCGCAGCAGGAAGAAGGCCAAGAGGAAGAGGGTGTCCAGGGAGCACGGACGGACGCGCTCTGGGACACGCTCTGAATCCAGGGACAGGAGCTCGAGGTCAGCGTCACCATCAGTGGGTGAGGAGCGCCCCAGGAGGCAGCGGTCCAAGGCCAAGAGCCGGCGGTCCTCCAGCGACCGCTCCAGCAGCCGAGAGCGAGCTAAGAGGAAGAAAGCCAAGGACAAGAGCAGGGAGCACAGGCGGGGCCCCTGGGGCCACAGCCGGAGGACGTCCCGGTCACGCTCGGGGAGCCCTGGCAGCTCTTCCTACGAGCACTATGagagcaggaagaagaagaagagatcaGCGTCCAGACCTCGCGGAAGGGAGTGCTCCCCCACCAGCAGCCTGGAGAGACTCCGCAGGCACAAGCACCAGCGGGAACACAGCCACGAGCGGCCAGACAGGAAGGAGAGTGCGGTGTGGCTGCGAGACCGGAGGAAGCGGAGGTCCCGGTCCCCAAGCCCGGAGCACAGGCCACGGGGACACAGGCGGCCACGGTCCCGTGAGAAGCGGCCGCCGACCCGGTCCCATTCCCCAGAGAGGAAGGGGGCTGTGAGGGAGGCTTCCCCAGCACCCCTTGCACAGGGGGAGCCAGGGCAGGAAGACCTCCCCCGCAGGTTGCCAGCCTTGGAGGAGGCACGTGTCTCGCCGGAGGTGGCTACGGCCGACAAGGCCCCCCTGCAGGCTGCCCCTGTCCTGGAGGTGGCAGCTGAGTGTGAGCCTGACGACCTGGACCTGGATTATGGCGACTCCGTGGAGGCGGGACACGTCTTTGACGATTTCTCCAGCGACGCCGTTTTCATCCAGCTCGATGACATGAGCTCGCCACCTTCTCCTGAAAGCACAGACTCTTCTCCGGAGCGAGACGTCCCACCAAAGCCTGCGTTGCCCCCAGCCAGCCTGGCCGTGGCCGCCATCCAGAGGGAGGTGTCGCTGATGCACGATGAAGACCCTTCACAGCCCCCACCTCTGCCGGAGGGCCCCCAGGAGCCACATCTGCTCAGGCCAGACGCggctgagaaggctgaggcacccAGTTCCCCGGATGTGGCGCCTGTGGGGAAGGAAGACAGCCCCTCCATGAGTGGGAGGGTAGAGGAGGCAGCCCGGGCTGAGGAGGTGGTTTCGCAGACCCCCCTGCTGCGGTCCAGAGCCCTGGTGAAGCGGGTCACCTGGAACCTGCAGGAGTCGGAGAGCAGCGCCCCCGCCGAGGACAGAGCCCCCC GGGCACCACTTCACAGGCCACAGAAGCCCCGAGAAGGAGCCTGGGACATGGAGGACGTGGCCCCTACAGGGGTCAGGCAGGCGTTCTCCGAGCTGCCCCTTCCCAGTCATGTGCTTCCGGAACCTGGGTTCCCAGACACAGACCCCTCTCAG GGGAGCCTGCCGCTAGTGGGCTGTGGGGCAGCGCAGACCCTGGCCCCAGTGCCCACTGCCCTGACCCCAGCCTCAGAGCCAGCCAGTcaagccactgcagccagcaacTCGGAGGAGAAGACCCCGGCCCCCAGGCTAGCTGCAGAGAAAACCAAGAAGGAGGAG
- the PHRF1 gene encoding PHD and RING finger domain-containing protein 1 isoform X6 — protein sequence MDDDSLDEPVARSPGPDGCPQVGPADPAEESSEGSSGDSGDDSDSEHGDGTDGEDEGASEEEDLEDRSGSEDSEDDRETLLAVAGTQGKLKAAGSFNSDDDAESCPICLNTFRDQAVGTPENCAHYFCLDCIVEWSKNANSCPVDRTLFKCICIRAQFGGKILRKIPVENTKASEEEEEDPTFCEVCGRSDREDRLLLCDGCDAGYHMECLDPPLQEVPVNEWFCPECAAPGIVLAADAGPVSEEEVSLLLADVVPTTSRLRPRAGRTRAIARTRQSERVRATVNRNRISTARRVQHTPGHLGSSLLDEAIEAVATGLSTAVYQRPLTPRTPTRRKRKTRRRKKVPGRKKTPSGPSAKSKGSATRSRKRQHRVKKRRGKKVKSEATTRSRIARTLGLRRPVHSSCIPSVLKPVEPSLGLLRADIGAASLSLFGDPYELDPFDSSEELSSNPLSPLSAKRRALSRSALQSHQPVARPVSMGLSRSRPPAAVPEPDLEEEPVPDLLGSILSGQSLLMLGSSDVIIHRDGSLSAKRAAPVSFQRNSGSVSRGEKGSKDCLQPRALPSGSPAQGPSGNRPQSTGLSCQGSSCIPTRTSGAPVRLDLSATPGSVQARNLSNGSVPGFRHSHSPRFNGTNKHTLPLASATSKISSRDSKPPCRSVVPGPPLKPAPRRMDISELPRIPKIRRDDGGGRRDMAPAHGQSTEIPSACISRLTGREGAGQPGRGTRAESEASSRVPQEPGVHTGSSRPPAPSSHGSMAPLGPSRGKGVGSTFESFRINIPGNMAHSSQLSSPGFCNTFRPVDNKEQRKENPSPLFSIKKTKQLRSEVYDPSDPTGSDSSAPSSSPERSGPGLLPSEITRTISINSPKAQTVQAVRCVTSYTVESIFGTEPDPPLGPSSTVSKLRGAVAAEGASDTEREEPTESQGLAARVQRPSPPEPWDEEDGASCSTFFGSEERTVTCVTVMEPEAPPSPDMPQAATHRVVELRPPSRSRSTSSSRSRKKAKRKRVSREHGRTRSGTRSESRDRSSRSASPSVGEERPRRQRSKAKSRRSSSDRSSSRERAKRKKAKDKSREHRRGPWGHSRRTSRSRSGSPGSSSYEHYESRKKKKRSASRPRGRECSPTSSLERLRRHKHQREHSHERPDRKESAVWLRDRRKRRSRSPSPEHRPRGHRRPRSREKRPPTRSHSPERKGAVREASPAPLAQGEPGQEDLPRRLPALEEARVSPEVATADKAPLQAAPVLEVAAECEPDDLDLDYGDSVEAGHVFDDFSSDAVFIQLDDMSSPPSPESTDSSPERDVPPKPALPPASLAVAAIQREVSLMHDEDPSQPPPLPEGPQEPHLLRPDAAEKAEAPSSPDVAPVGKEDSPSMSGRVEEAARAEEVVSQTPLLRSRALVKRVTWNLQESESSAPAEDRAPRAPLHRPQKPREGAWDMEDVAPTGVRQAFSELPLPSHVLPEPGFPDTDPSQVYSPSLPPAPAQPSSIPPCALVSQPTVQFILQGSLPLVGCGAAQTLAPVPTALTPASEPASQATAASNSEEKTPAPRLAAEKTKKEEYMKKLHMQERAVEEVKLAIKPFYQKREVTKEEYKDILRKAVQKICHSKSGEINPVKVANLVKAYVDKYRHMRRHKKPEAGEEPPTQGAEG from the exons GTTCCGAGGATTCTGAAGACGACAGGGAGACATTGCTGGCGGTGGCAGGTACTCAGGGGAAACTGAAAGCTGCCGGCTCTTTTAATTCTGATGATGATGCAGAGAGCTGCCCAATCTGTCTCAACACATTCAGAGACCAGGCCGTGGGGACGCCGGAGAACTGTGCCCATTACTTCTGCCTGGACTGCATTGTCGAATGGTCCAAG aatGCCAATTCCTGTCCAGTTGATCGAACTCTATTTAAGTGCATTTGTATTCGAGCTCAATTTGGTGGTAAAATCTTAAGAAAG ATCCCAGTGGAGAACACCAAAGcgagtgaggaagaggaggaggacccGACCTTCTGTGAGGTGTGCGGCAGGAGCGACCGCGAGGACAGGCTTTTGCTCTGCGATGGCTGCGATGCGGG GTACCACATGGAATGCTTGGACCCCCCTCTCCAGGAGGTGCCGGTGAACGAGTGGTTCTGCCCGGAATGCGCTGCCCCCGGCATTGTCCTTGCCGCTG ATGCGGGTCCCGTGAGTGAGGAGGAGGTCTCCCTGCTCTTGGCCGACGTGGTGCCCACCACTAGCAGGCTTCGGCCTCGAGCAGGTAGGACCCGGGCGATAGCCAGGACACGgcagagtgagagagtgagagcaaCCGTGAACCGGAATCGGATCTCCACGGCCAGGAGGGTCCAG CACACACCAGGGCACCTTGGGTCTTCCCTGCTCGACGAAGCCATCGAGGCCGTGGCGACTGGCCTGAGCACCGCCGTGTATCAGCGCCCCCTGACGCCACGCACTCCCACCCGACGGAAGAGGAAGACAA GAAGACGGAAGAAAGTGCCGGGAAGAAAGAAAACCCCGTCCGGACCATCCGCAAAAAGTAAGGGCTCAGCGACAAGATCTAGGAAACGCCAACATCGAGtgaagaagagaagagggaagaaggtaAAG AGTGAAGCCACCACTCGCTCTCGAATCGCGCGGACGCTGGGCCTGCGCAGGCCTGTTCACAGCAGCTGCATCCCGTCAGTGTTGAAGCCAGTGGAGCCCTCTTTGGGGCTGCTGAGAGCGGATATTGGagctgcctctctgtctctgtttggAGATCCCTATGAGCTGGACCCCTTTGACAG CAGTGAAGAGCTTTCTTCAAACCCTCTTTCCCCTCTGAGTGCCAAGAGACGGGCTCTGTCCCGGTCAGCCCTGCAGTCCCACCAGCCCGTGGCCAGGCCCGTCTCCATGGGGCTTTCCAG GAGTCGCCCCCCTGCTGCGGTGCCAGAGCCAGACTTGGAGGAGGAGCCAGTGCCTGACCTGCTGGGCAGCATCCTGTCGGGCCAGAGCCTCCTGATGCTGGGCAGCAGTGATGTCATCATCCACCGCGACGGCTCCCTCAGTGCCAAGAGGGCGG ctccaGTTTCTTTTCAGCGAAACTCAGGCAGTGTGTCCAGAGGGGAAAAAGGATCCAAGGACTGCCTGCAGCCCCGAGCACTGCCCTCTGGGAGCCCGGCCCAAGGCCCCTCAGGAAACAGGCCACAGAGCACAGGGCTAAGCTGTCAGGGCAGCTCCTGCATCCCCACCCGCACCTCGGGGGCACCTGTGAGGCTGGACTTGTCAGCAACCCCTGGGTCGGTTCAGGCTCGGAACTTGTCAAATGGGAGCGTGCCTGGCTTCAGACACAGTCACAGCCCCCGGTTCAACGGCACCAACAAGCACACTTTGCCCCTGGCTTCTGCCACGTCTAAGATCTCGAGCAGAGATTCTAAGCCCCCATGTCGCAGTGTGGTGCCGGGGCCTCCCCTGAAACCAGCGCCCAGAAGAATGGACATCTCTGAGCTACCCAGGATACCAAAGATCAGGAGAGATGACGGTGGTGGCAGACGGGACATGGCCCCGGCCCATGGGCAGAGCACTGAGATCCCCAGCGCCTGCATCAGCCGACTGACCGGCAGGGAGGGCGCCGGGCAGCCAGGGCGAGGCACGCGGGCAGAGAGCGAGGCCAGCAGCAGGGTGCCCCAGGAGCCCGGCGTGCACACGGGCAGCTCccggcccccagcccccagctcccaTGGCAGTATGGCCCCACTGGGACCATCAAGAGGGAAAGGGGTTGGGTCGACCTTTGAGAGCTTCCGGATCAATATTCCTGGAAACATGGCACATTCCAGCCAGCTCTCCAGCCCTGGCTTCTGTAACACGTTCCGGCCTGTGGACAATAAGGAGCAGAGGAAGGAGAACCCCTCACCCCTCTTCTCCATCAAGAAGACGAAGCAGCTCCGGAGCGAGGTCTACGACCCCTCCGACCCCACCGGCTCTGACTCCAGCGCCCCTAGCAGCAGCCCCGAGAGGTCTGGCCCTGGCCTCCTGCCCTCTGAGATCACACGAACCATCTCCATCAACAGCCCGAAGGCCCAGACGGTGCAGGCTGTGCGCTGCGTCACCTCCTACACGGTGGAGAGCATCTTTGGTACAGAGCCCGATCCCCCTCTTGGACCATCCTCCACTGTGTCCAAGCTCCGGGGTGCAGTGGCTGCCGAGGGGGCCTCTGACACGGAGCGAGAGGAGCCCACGGAGAGCCAGGGCCTGGCTGCCCGGGTGCAGAGGCCATCCCCACCGGAGCCCTGGGACGAGGAGGATGGGGCGTCTTGCAGCACCTTCTTTGGCTCTGAGGAGCGGACGGTGACCTGTGTGACTGTCATGGAGCCAGAAGCCCCACCCAGCCCGGACATGCCGCAGGCTGCCACCCACAGAGTCGTGGAGCTCAGGCCCCCTTCCCGGTCCCGCTCCACATCCAGCTCCCGCAGCAGGAAGAAGGCCAAGAGGAAGAGGGTGTCCAGGGAGCACGGACGGACGCGCTCTGGGACACGCTCTGAATCCAGGGACAGGAGCTCGAGGTCAGCGTCACCATCAGTGGGTGAGGAGCGCCCCAGGAGGCAGCGGTCCAAGGCCAAGAGCCGGCGGTCCTCCAGCGACCGCTCCAGCAGCCGAGAGCGAGCTAAGAGGAAGAAAGCCAAGGACAAGAGCAGGGAGCACAGGCGGGGCCCCTGGGGCCACAGCCGGAGGACGTCCCGGTCACGCTCGGGGAGCCCTGGCAGCTCTTCCTACGAGCACTATGagagcaggaagaagaagaagagatcaGCGTCCAGACCTCGCGGAAGGGAGTGCTCCCCCACCAGCAGCCTGGAGAGACTCCGCAGGCACAAGCACCAGCGGGAACACAGCCACGAGCGGCCAGACAGGAAGGAGAGTGCGGTGTGGCTGCGAGACCGGAGGAAGCGGAGGTCCCGGTCCCCAAGCCCGGAGCACAGGCCACGGGGACACAGGCGGCCACGGTCCCGTGAGAAGCGGCCGCCGACCCGGTCCCATTCCCCAGAGAGGAAGGGGGCTGTGAGGGAGGCTTCCCCAGCACCCCTTGCACAGGGGGAGCCAGGGCAGGAAGACCTCCCCCGCAGGTTGCCAGCCTTGGAGGAGGCACGTGTCTCGCCGGAGGTGGCTACGGCCGACAAGGCCCCCCTGCAGGCTGCCCCTGTCCTGGAGGTGGCAGCTGAGTGTGAGCCTGACGACCTGGACCTGGATTATGGCGACTCCGTGGAGGCGGGACACGTCTTTGACGATTTCTCCAGCGACGCCGTTTTCATCCAGCTCGATGACATGAGCTCGCCACCTTCTCCTGAAAGCACAGACTCTTCTCCGGAGCGAGACGTCCCACCAAAGCCTGCGTTGCCCCCAGCCAGCCTGGCCGTGGCCGCCATCCAGAGGGAGGTGTCGCTGATGCACGATGAAGACCCTTCACAGCCCCCACCTCTGCCGGAGGGCCCCCAGGAGCCACATCTGCTCAGGCCAGACGCggctgagaaggctgaggcacccAGTTCCCCGGATGTGGCGCCTGTGGGGAAGGAAGACAGCCCCTCCATGAGTGGGAGGGTAGAGGAGGCAGCCCGGGCTGAGGAGGTGGTTTCGCAGACCCCCCTGCTGCGGTCCAGAGCCCTGGTGAAGCGGGTCACCTGGAACCTGCAGGAGTCGGAGAGCAGCGCCCCCGCCGAGGACAGAGCCCCCC GGGCACCACTTCACAGGCCACAGAAGCCCCGAGAAGGAGCCTGGGACATGGAGGACGTGGCCCCTACAGGGGTCAGGCAGGCGTTCTCCGAGCTGCCCCTTCCCAGTCATGTGCTTCCGGAACCTGGGTTCCCAGACACAGACCCCTCTCAG GTTTACAGCCCCAGCCTGCCgcctgccccagcccagccctcaaGCATCCCACCCTGCGCACTGGTCAGCCAGCCCACGGTCCAGTTCATCCTGCAGGGGAGCCTGCCGCTAGTGGGCTGTGGGGCAGCGCAGACCCTGGCCCCAGTGCCCACTGCCCTGACCCCAGCCTCAGAGCCAGCCAGTcaagccactgcagccagcaacTCGGAGGAGAAGACCCCGGCCCCCAGGCTAGCTGCAGAGAAAACCAAGAAGGAGGAG